In Methanoregula formicica SMSP, the DNA window GATATGAACGCAGAGGGCCTTATATGATCAAGGGGTTGTCATGAACCCGGCCACAGCCGAATTCCTTCGCCAGCGGTTTACCGAATATTACAAGAAGACGGTCCTTGTCGCTCCACCTTCGATTGAGCAGCGCGAGTGGGGCTTCATCCTCTTCAACCCGGGTGCAGCCGAGACCCGGATGCGGCGGCACATCGGCTTTCCCGGCAGCGGCGAGATGGTCTCCTTTATCCAGAACCTCATCCCCCAGCACGCTTACTATTCGACGGCATATTACGAGAAGCCCGATGCCGGGACGATGGCAGACAAGGGCTGGTGCGGGGCCGATTTGATCTTCGACCTTGACGCCGATCATATTGTGCGGGGCCCGTATGACCAGATGCTCTCACGGGTCAAGGAAGAGACAGAAAAACTCCTCTCGATCCTGATAGACGAGTTCGGGATCGAGCCAAAGACCATCGACCTTGTCTTCTCGGGAGGCCGGGGCTACCATGTCCACCTCCGCGACATCGCGTTCCGGAACTGGGGGAGTTCCGAACGCCGGGAACTGATCGATTATGTTTGCGGTATCGGGATCGATCCTCCTGCCATGCTCTCGGGCAGGCTCACGGGAGCACCGGGGTGGCCGGGGCGGTACCGCGGGGCCCTTATCGAATATCTTGGGTGGATCGGGGCGCTTCCGGAACCAGAGGCCGTCGCACACCTCGCCGCAATCGAAGGGATTGGCAAGGATTCGGCAGCCACATTCCTGAAGAAAAGGGAGGAGATTATGGAGGACATCGCGAACCGGCCCTCCCCGATGATCCTCAAGAACCGCGTCCTCTCCCATATTGTCCAGCAGCAGGAAGGGGAGTTTAAGAAGCGGCTCCTCTCCCGGGCAGCCCTTGCCGACGAGCCGGTCACGACCGACACGAAGCGCCTTATCCGGATGCCTACGTCCCTTCACGGAGGAAGCGGGATGCGGGTGCAGCCCCTCGAACTCCGTGAACTACACGATTTCGATCCGCTCACCGACGCTGTCGTGTTCGGGACACGCGACGTGAAGGTGGATGCAAAATTCCCGTTAAGGATGCCGATGCTCGGAAGCACTTATGAGATCCAAAAGGGCATCACTACAGTACCGGAAGCGGTGGCAGTCTTTCTCTGCTGCCGCGGCATAGCGGAGATTGCATAAATAATCGGATCAATATATAATACCGGGACGAAATCATGAAGCTCGATGACCTGCGCAGCATCCTTCTTTCAGAGCGGGAGACCGGGAGGCTGACATCTGTCTCTCCTGATTTTTATGAGAAAGGGCATTCCGAGCTTGCGGCTATCACAAAGAAAGTCTACGAGTTCGAAGACCCGTTCTCCGATGAAGCGCGTTCGCTTATCGATGAGACCCTCTCGATCCGGGAGACCCTTGAGGACATCTTTTCTTTGAGGACCCGGAAGATCCTCGCGCTCACGGTAATGCATGCCGAGGGAAATTATTATGACCGCGAAGAGGTGAAGCGGATGATCCCGGCGGAGCGCGAGATGTTCGACCAGATCACGACCGCGATCGAACAGTCCCAGGGGCTCCTGATAAGAAACCGCCCCCATGTGCCGATCACCTCTCCACGGCACGCTGTTCCAATCCCGGCTGCAGCACCCGCAGCTGCCCCACTCGGCGATGAGGATGAGCTGGAAGAAACCTCCGAACCAGCGGGGGTGGCAGAAGAAACAGATGTCCCGGCAGTGCAGGCAGGGCCGGCACCGGCCCCCGTGGCTGGAGCCCCGGCCGGTTCAGGGCCGATCACCCACCCCTGCACTCTCGTGCGGGTACTCCAGGACATGGATACGTTCATGGGGGTGGATGGGAGAGTTTATACGCTCTCAAAGGGAGATATAGTGACGCTTCCCGAGCGAAATGCTGCGGTCCTTACCGAGCGCAACATAGTCTTAAATATCAACCTCTGCAAATAATATAGGTATTCGTCATCAGGACTATCGGTGAAATTTTCATGAAGATGCCAGCAAAATTTACGACCTACTGTCCCTTCTGCAGGAGCCACCAGGTACACGAGGTCGAGAAGGTAAAGAAGGGCAAAACAACCGGTCTCCACTGGATTGACCGGCAGAAAGCCCGGAGAGGCCATGTCGGGAACCGGGGTAAGTTCTCCAAGGTGCCCGGCGGCGACAAGCCGACAAAGAAGATCAACGTACGGTACCGCTGTGTCACCTGCAAAAAGGCGCACCTGCGCAAGGGATACCGTGTCGCGAAATTCGAGCTGACGGAGTAAACGAACATGGTAAGCCAGATCAGGGAAAACCGGAGCAAATTCTTAAAGGTAAAGTGCCCCGACTGTGAGAACGAACAGGTCCTCTTCGAGAAGGCCAGCACAGTCGTCAAGTGCATTGTCTGTGGCAGCGAGCTTGCAACCCCCGCAGGCGGACGTGCGAACATCAAGGCCGAGATCGTCCAAGAGCTCCAGTGAGTCGTCTCATGGCAGACAGGGAGTGGCCCCAGGAATCGGAACTGGTCGTCTGCACGGTCGAGAACGTCAAGGACTTTGTTGCCTTCGTCTCGCTCGATGAATACGGCGGCCGCCAGGGGCTCATCCCCATATCAGAGATCGCCACAGGCTGGATCAAGTATATCCGCGACCATATCCGCGAGGGCCAGAAGATCGTCTGCAAGGTCCTCAACGTTGACCGGTCCCGCGGCCATATCGACCTTTCCTTAAAGGATGTCAACGAGCACCAGCGCCGCGAGAAGATCCGCGAGTGGAAGAACGAGTCCAAGGCAAAGAAGTGGCTCGGGTTTGTCGCGGAACAGGCAAAGGAGCCCCTCGCATCTATCGAGGATGTCATCTACAAGAAGTACGGGGCGTTCTACCCGGTCTTCGAAGACCTCGTCATTGATCCCGAGACAACGGTAAAGAAACTCGGTTTCTCCAAAAAGATCTCCGAGACCCTCCAGAAAGTGGCCGGCGAGAGTGTCAAGGTCCCCCACGTCGAAGTGACCGGCTACCTTATCCTGGAATCGACCCGTCCGGACGGTGTCGAGGTGATACGGAAGGCACTTGAGAAGGCAAGCGCCACGAAGAGCGCCGGGGCAGAGATTGAACTGTTATACCTTGGCGCCCCCACGTACCGAATCAAGATAAAGGCCCCGGATTACAAAGCTGCCGAGAAAGCGATCGAGAAGTCCGCCAATGCAGCGATTGCGGTCCTCGAGAAGGCCGGTGGCGAGGGCAAGCTCGTCAAGAAACCGAAGTCCGGGAAGTAATACAACAATGACCGGCCGTATACGGCACTGCCCGGCAGACCATATCTATACCCTTTCGTTAACCTGTCCTGCCTGCGGGAGGCCTACCTCCGTTGCCCACCCGGTGCGGTTCTCGCCCATGGACAAGTACGGCAGGTATCGCAGGCTGGCAAAACATGATTGAGGACATAGCTGTCCGGTATGCCGATGGCTACCCGGAAAAACCCCTTTTTAATCCAATCCTGATCGAGGGGCTTCCCGGCATTGGACAGGTGGGAAAGCTCGTTGCCGAGTATATGATCCACATACTCTCGGCCGAGAAGATTGGGGAGATCCACTCCATCTACTTCCCCCCGCAGGTTGTTCTCGAAGAAGACGGTCTTGCACGGCTGGCGAGAAACGAGATCTTTCTCTACCGCGAGGAGGGGAAGCGCGATGTCGTCTTCCTTGTGGGTGACCACCAGAGCACGTCAGGGGAAGGCCACTATATCCTTGCCGATTGTTACTGCGATATCGCAGAGGAACTGGGCGTGAAACAGATTTACACCCTCGGCGGTTTTGGGGTAGGCCACCTCGTCAACGGGCCGCGGGTTCTCGGTGCCGTGAACAAGAAAGAGCTCCGTCCCCCGCTGGAAGCCGCCGGTGTCACGTTCGACCGTGATGAGCCGGGCGGCGGGATTGTCGGGGCTGCCGGCCTGATCCTCGGCCTCTCCGCCGGGCGGGGGATCGATGCCGTATGCCTCATGGGCGAGACGAGCGGGTACCTGGTTGACCCGATGGCAGCCGCAAGCGTCCTGTCGGTGCTCTCGAAGCTGATCGACCTTCCCGTTGACCCGACCAAGCTTAACGACCGTGCCGCCGAGATGGAGAAGGCCATCGAGAGCATGGTCGAGGGTGAAAAGGGGAAGGACGAGGAACTGAGTTATATCGGGTGAGGGGGCCGGGATGACCGGCCGCCCCGTTGAAGGCTCTCTTTTCTTATGGCTGTTGTGGATTATTGTTTCAGGAACGAAATGATCTCCCGGATATCCGGCACGGAATGCACCGGGTAGACCTTGACAAATACAACCCGCTGCCTCTCATCAACAATGATGTTCGCCCGCTCGGAGAAGCCGTTTGCATCCCCGAATATCCCGTACTTCATGGCAACAGCACCCTGCGGCCAGAAGTCGCAGAGGAGCGGTGTCTCCTGTATTCCAATGCTCTGTGCCCATGCACTTTTATACGGAACGAAATTAACGCTGATTCCCACGGGCACGCAGTTGTTTTCGAGGATCACGCTCCGGTTATCTTCGAGCGACTTCATATGAGCTGCACAGAACTCCGTCCACGCGAGCGGATGGAACGAGAGCAGCACGCTTTTTCCCGCATGCTCGTAGAGATCAAAGGTCTTGTCGTTCTGGTCCTTTACGGAGATGTTCGGGGCGCTGTCGCCTGTCTGCACCATTCCTGTACCTGCCATATCATCAGCATCCCGTGGTCTTCTGGTACCCGGGTGCTATGATGTTTTGGATAGGGGCAGGCCCGGACCGCAGACCTCCCCGGCCAGTCCTGTGATCCCCGCTGCCCCTGCCCGACCCCCCTATGCACCGGATTTACCTGTTGGAAAAAATTCATCTCGGAAAATCTCCTAAAAATGGTAAAAAATGCAAAAGCTGATGGGGGGGTCGGGCAGGGGCAATTGTTGATCCTCCCGGAATTTTCCGGAAAAGATTTATTAAAAGAAATCGCGCAACCTGCGCTCGATCCGGCTGTCGTTCAGACGCTGTTTTCCGCTCTGCCCCGTTTGGATATACTCCCAAAATTCACCTGCATCTTGCAGCAACCGGGCCGGCAGATGTGGACACCTGCCCCTGCCCGACC includes these proteins:
- a CDS encoding DNA primase small subunit domain-containing protein, which encodes MNPATAEFLRQRFTEYYKKTVLVAPPSIEQREWGFILFNPGAAETRMRRHIGFPGSGEMVSFIQNLIPQHAYYSTAYYEKPDAGTMADKGWCGADLIFDLDADHIVRGPYDQMLSRVKEETEKLLSILIDEFGIEPKTIDLVFSGGRGYHVHLRDIAFRNWGSSERRELIDYVCGIGIDPPAMLSGRLTGAPGWPGRYRGALIEYLGWIGALPEPEAVAHLAAIEGIGKDSAATFLKKREEIMEDIANRPSPMILKNRVLSHIVQQQEGEFKKRLLSRAALADEPVTTDTKRLIRMPTSLHGGSGMRVQPLELRELHDFDPLTDAVVFGTRDVKVDAKFPLRMPMLGSTYEIQKGITTVPEAVAVFLCCRGIAEIA
- a CDS encoding 50S ribosomal protein L44e; the protein is MKMPAKFTTYCPFCRSHQVHEVEKVKKGKTTGLHWIDRQKARRGHVGNRGKFSKVPGGDKPTKKINVRYRCVTCKKAHLRKGYRVAKFELTE
- a CDS encoding 30S ribosomal protein S27e, which encodes MVSQIRENRSKFLKVKCPDCENEQVLFEKASTVVKCIVCGSELATPAGGRANIKAEIVQELQ
- a CDS encoding translation initiation factor IF-2 subunit alpha, with translation MADREWPQESELVVCTVENVKDFVAFVSLDEYGGRQGLIPISEIATGWIKYIRDHIREGQKIVCKVLNVDRSRGHIDLSLKDVNEHQRREKIREWKNESKAKKWLGFVAEQAKEPLASIEDVIYKKYGAFYPVFEDLVIDPETTVKKLGFSKKISETLQKVAGESVKVPHVEVTGYLILESTRPDGVEVIRKALEKASATKSAGAEIELLYLGAPTYRIKIKAPDYKAAEKAIEKSANAAIAVLEKAGGEGKLVKKPKSGK
- a CDS encoding RNA-protein complex protein Nop10 produces the protein MTGRIRHCPADHIYTLSLTCPACGRPTSVAHPVRFSPMDKYGRYRRLAKHD
- a CDS encoding proteasome assembly chaperone family protein: MIEDIAVRYADGYPEKPLFNPILIEGLPGIGQVGKLVAEYMIHILSAEKIGEIHSIYFPPQVVLEEDGLARLARNEIFLYREEGKRDVVFLVGDHQSTSGEGHYILADCYCDIAEELGVKQIYTLGGFGVGHLVNGPRVLGAVNKKELRPPLEAAGVTFDRDEPGGGIVGAAGLILGLSAGRGIDAVCLMGETSGYLVDPMAAASVLSVLSKLIDLPVDPTKLNDRAAEMEKAIESMVEGEKGKDEELSYIG
- a CDS encoding redoxin domain-containing protein, coding for MVQTGDSAPNISVKDQNDKTFDLYEHAGKSVLLSFHPLAWTEFCAAHMKSLEDNRSVILENNCVPVGISVNFVPYKSAWAQSIGIQETPLLCDFWPQGAVAMKYGIFGDANGFSERANIIVDERQRVVFVKVYPVHSVPDIREIISFLKQ